The Pithys albifrons albifrons isolate INPA30051 chromosome 23, PitAlb_v1, whole genome shotgun sequence genome contains a region encoding:
- the SLC37A2 gene encoding glucose-6-phosphate exchanger SLC37A2 isoform X3 translates to MRAALAPGIRLLRALPRDSRYRGLTLVLTFLCYTSYHLSRKPISIVKSQLHPNCSALGPNPHNDSNSSTWCSWAPFDGDNYKELFGALDNAFLVAYAIGMFISGIFGERLPLRYYLSGGMVLSGLFTALFGLGYFWDIHVLWYFIVVQVCNGLVQTTGWPAVVACVGNWFGKGKRGLIMGIWNSHTSVGNILGSLIAGAWVSSAWGLSFIVPGIIITTVGIICFFFLVEYPEDVDCSPPLHHMASDDDPGGVTTSEKDPEAVTSSEGPLSLSGQSSVDSSHSPKEPAEEPEAISFLGALRIPGVVEFSLCLLFAKLVSYTFLYWLPLYIVNVAHFGAKEAGDLSTLFDVGGILGGIFAGLISDYTGGRATTCCVMLVVAAPMLFLYNHVGQNGIGTSIAMLIICGALVNGPYALITTAVSADLGTHESLQGNAKALSTVTAIIDGTGSVGAALGPLLAGLISPTGWNNVFYMLIAADVLACLLLARVVVKEVRGWCGYMARKRG, encoded by the exons atGAGGGCAGCACTCGCCCCCGGGATCCGCCTGCTCCGCGCCCTCCCTCGGGACAGCCG CTATCGGGGACTGACACTGGTGCTGACCTTCCTGTGCTACACCAGCTACCACCTCTCCCGAAAACCCATCAGCATTGTGAAG agccagctgcATCCCAACTGCTCAGCCTTGGGCCCAAACCCCCACAATGACTCAAACAGCAGCACGTGGTGCAGCTGGGCACCCTTTG atGGGGACAACTACAAGGAGCTTTTTGGGGCCCTGGATAATGCCTTCCTGGTGGCCTACGCCATTGGGATGTTTATCAG tgGCATTTTTGGGGAGCGCCTCCCCCTGCGCTACTACCTGTCAGGGGGGATGGTGCTGAGTGGACTCTTCACCGCACTCTTCGGCCTCGGCTACTTCTGGGACATCCATGTCCTCTGGTACTTCATTGTTGTGCAG GTCTGCAATGGGCTGGTGCAGACGACCGGCTGGCCTGCTGTTGTGGCGTGTGTCGGAAActggtttgggaagggaaa GAGAGGTTTGATCATGGGCATCTGGAACTCGCACACCTCTGTTGGCAACATCTTAGGGTCGCTCATTGCTGGCGCCTGGGTTTCCTCTGCCTGGGGCCTGTCCTTCATCGTGCCTGGCATCATCATCACCACCGTGGGCAtcatctgcttcttcttcctcGTGGAGT ATCCTGAGGACGTTGACTGCAGTCCACCTCTGCATCAT ATGGCCTCTGATGATGATCCTGGAGGAGTGACCACCAGCGAGAAGGATCCTGAAGCAGTCACCTCCAGTGAAGGCCCACTCAGCCTctcagggcagagcagtgtggattcctcccacagccccaagGAACCAGCTGAGGAGCCTGAAGCCATCAGTTTCCTCGGGGCACTCCGGATACCT GGAGTGGTGGAGTTCTCCTTGTGCCTGCTCTTTGCTAAGCTGGTGAGCTACACCTTCCTGTATTGGCTGCCCCTCTACATTGTCAATGTCG CTCATTTTGGCGCCAAGGAAGCTGGAGACCTGTCAACCCTCTTTGATGTTGGGGGTATTTTAG GGGGGATCTTTGCTGGCCTCATCTCTGACTACACTGGCGGCAGAGCCACCACGTGCTGTGTGATGCTGGTGGTCGCCGCTCCCATG CTATTCCTGTATAACCACGTGGGCCAGAACGGCATTGGCACATCAATAG CGATGCTGATCATCTGTGGTGCTCTGGTTAACGGGCCCTACGCACTCATCACGACAGCGGTGTCAGCAGATTTG GGAACCCACGAGTCTCTCCAAGGAAATGCCAAAGCCCTTTCGACTGTCACGGCCATCATTGATGGCACAGGATCTGTCG GTGCTGCGCTGGGACCACTGCTCGCAGGGCTCATCTCTCCCACAGGCTGGAATAATGTCTTCTACATGTTGATAGCAGCCGATGTTCTGGCTTGCCTG CTCCTTGCTCGTGTGGTGGTCAAAGAGGTCCGTGGTTGGTGTGGCTACATGGCGAGGAAGAGAGG GTGA
- the SLC37A2 gene encoding glucose-6-phosphate exchanger SLC37A2 isoform X2, producing MRAALAPGIRLLRALPRDSRYRGLTLVLTFLCYTSYHLSRKPISIVKSQLHPNCSALGPNPHNDSNSSTWCSWAPFDGDNYKELFGALDNAFLVAYAIGMFISGIFGERLPLRYYLSGGMVLSGLFTALFGLGYFWDIHVLWYFIVVQVCNGLVQTTGWPAVVACVGNWFGKGKRGLIMGIWNSHTSVGNILGSLIAGAWVSSAWGLSFIVPGIIITTVGIICFFFLVEYPEDVDCSPPLHHMASDDDPGGVTTSEKDPEAVTSSEGPLSLSGQSSVDSSHSPKEPAEEPEAISFLGALRIPGVVEFSLCLLFAKLVSYTFLYWLPLYIVNVAHFGAKEAGDLSTLFDVGGILGGIFAGLISDYTGGRATTCCVMLVVAAPMLFLYNHVGQNGIGTSIAMLIICGALVNGPYALITTAVSADLGTHESLQGNAKALSTVTAIIDGTGSVGAALGPLLAGLISPTGWNNVFYMLIAADVLACLLLARVVVKEVRGWCGYMARKRGFKEF from the exons atGAGGGCAGCACTCGCCCCCGGGATCCGCCTGCTCCGCGCCCTCCCTCGGGACAGCCG CTATCGGGGACTGACACTGGTGCTGACCTTCCTGTGCTACACCAGCTACCACCTCTCCCGAAAACCCATCAGCATTGTGAAG agccagctgcATCCCAACTGCTCAGCCTTGGGCCCAAACCCCCACAATGACTCAAACAGCAGCACGTGGTGCAGCTGGGCACCCTTTG atGGGGACAACTACAAGGAGCTTTTTGGGGCCCTGGATAATGCCTTCCTGGTGGCCTACGCCATTGGGATGTTTATCAG tgGCATTTTTGGGGAGCGCCTCCCCCTGCGCTACTACCTGTCAGGGGGGATGGTGCTGAGTGGACTCTTCACCGCACTCTTCGGCCTCGGCTACTTCTGGGACATCCATGTCCTCTGGTACTTCATTGTTGTGCAG GTCTGCAATGGGCTGGTGCAGACGACCGGCTGGCCTGCTGTTGTGGCGTGTGTCGGAAActggtttgggaagggaaa GAGAGGTTTGATCATGGGCATCTGGAACTCGCACACCTCTGTTGGCAACATCTTAGGGTCGCTCATTGCTGGCGCCTGGGTTTCCTCTGCCTGGGGCCTGTCCTTCATCGTGCCTGGCATCATCATCACCACCGTGGGCAtcatctgcttcttcttcctcGTGGAGT ATCCTGAGGACGTTGACTGCAGTCCACCTCTGCATCAT ATGGCCTCTGATGATGATCCTGGAGGAGTGACCACCAGCGAGAAGGATCCTGAAGCAGTCACCTCCAGTGAAGGCCCACTCAGCCTctcagggcagagcagtgtggattcctcccacagccccaagGAACCAGCTGAGGAGCCTGAAGCCATCAGTTTCCTCGGGGCACTCCGGATACCT GGAGTGGTGGAGTTCTCCTTGTGCCTGCTCTTTGCTAAGCTGGTGAGCTACACCTTCCTGTATTGGCTGCCCCTCTACATTGTCAATGTCG CTCATTTTGGCGCCAAGGAAGCTGGAGACCTGTCAACCCTCTTTGATGTTGGGGGTATTTTAG GGGGGATCTTTGCTGGCCTCATCTCTGACTACACTGGCGGCAGAGCCACCACGTGCTGTGTGATGCTGGTGGTCGCCGCTCCCATG CTATTCCTGTATAACCACGTGGGCCAGAACGGCATTGGCACATCAATAG CGATGCTGATCATCTGTGGTGCTCTGGTTAACGGGCCCTACGCACTCATCACGACAGCGGTGTCAGCAGATTTG GGAACCCACGAGTCTCTCCAAGGAAATGCCAAAGCCCTTTCGACTGTCACGGCCATCATTGATGGCACAGGATCTGTCG GTGCTGCGCTGGGACCACTGCTCGCAGGGCTCATCTCTCCCACAGGCTGGAATAATGTCTTCTACATGTTGATAGCAGCCGATGTTCTGGCTTGCCTG CTCCTTGCTCGTGTGGTGGTCAAAGAGGTCCGTGGTTGGTGTGGCTACATGGCGAGGAAGAGAGG GTTTAAGGAGTTTTGA
- the SLC37A2 gene encoding glucose-6-phosphate exchanger SLC37A2 isoform X1, with translation MRAALAPGIRLLRALPRDSRYRGLTLVLTFLCYTSYHLSRKPISIVKSQLHPNCSALGPNPHNDSNSSTWCSWAPFDGDNYKELFGALDNAFLVAYAIGMFISGIFGERLPLRYYLSGGMVLSGLFTALFGLGYFWDIHVLWYFIVVQVCNGLVQTTGWPAVVACVGNWFGKGKRGLIMGIWNSHTSVGNILGSLIAGAWVSSAWGLSFIVPGIIITTVGIICFFFLVEYPEDVDCSPPLHHMASDDDPGGVTTSEKDPEAVTSSEGPLSLSGQSSVDSSHSPKEPAEEPEAISFLGALRIPGVVEFSLCLLFAKLVSYTFLYWLPLYIVNVAHFGAKEAGDLSTLFDVGGILGGIFAGLISDYTGGRATTCCVMLVVAAPMLFLYNHVGQNGIGTSIAMLIICGALVNGPYALITTAVSADLGTHESLQGNAKALSTVTAIIDGTGSVGAALGPLLAGLISPTGWNNVFYMLIAADVLACLLLARVVVKEVRGWCGYMARKRGSSVQLTESVMDGN, from the exons atGAGGGCAGCACTCGCCCCCGGGATCCGCCTGCTCCGCGCCCTCCCTCGGGACAGCCG CTATCGGGGACTGACACTGGTGCTGACCTTCCTGTGCTACACCAGCTACCACCTCTCCCGAAAACCCATCAGCATTGTGAAG agccagctgcATCCCAACTGCTCAGCCTTGGGCCCAAACCCCCACAATGACTCAAACAGCAGCACGTGGTGCAGCTGGGCACCCTTTG atGGGGACAACTACAAGGAGCTTTTTGGGGCCCTGGATAATGCCTTCCTGGTGGCCTACGCCATTGGGATGTTTATCAG tgGCATTTTTGGGGAGCGCCTCCCCCTGCGCTACTACCTGTCAGGGGGGATGGTGCTGAGTGGACTCTTCACCGCACTCTTCGGCCTCGGCTACTTCTGGGACATCCATGTCCTCTGGTACTTCATTGTTGTGCAG GTCTGCAATGGGCTGGTGCAGACGACCGGCTGGCCTGCTGTTGTGGCGTGTGTCGGAAActggtttgggaagggaaa GAGAGGTTTGATCATGGGCATCTGGAACTCGCACACCTCTGTTGGCAACATCTTAGGGTCGCTCATTGCTGGCGCCTGGGTTTCCTCTGCCTGGGGCCTGTCCTTCATCGTGCCTGGCATCATCATCACCACCGTGGGCAtcatctgcttcttcttcctcGTGGAGT ATCCTGAGGACGTTGACTGCAGTCCACCTCTGCATCAT ATGGCCTCTGATGATGATCCTGGAGGAGTGACCACCAGCGAGAAGGATCCTGAAGCAGTCACCTCCAGTGAAGGCCCACTCAGCCTctcagggcagagcagtgtggattcctcccacagccccaagGAACCAGCTGAGGAGCCTGAAGCCATCAGTTTCCTCGGGGCACTCCGGATACCT GGAGTGGTGGAGTTCTCCTTGTGCCTGCTCTTTGCTAAGCTGGTGAGCTACACCTTCCTGTATTGGCTGCCCCTCTACATTGTCAATGTCG CTCATTTTGGCGCCAAGGAAGCTGGAGACCTGTCAACCCTCTTTGATGTTGGGGGTATTTTAG GGGGGATCTTTGCTGGCCTCATCTCTGACTACACTGGCGGCAGAGCCACCACGTGCTGTGTGATGCTGGTGGTCGCCGCTCCCATG CTATTCCTGTATAACCACGTGGGCCAGAACGGCATTGGCACATCAATAG CGATGCTGATCATCTGTGGTGCTCTGGTTAACGGGCCCTACGCACTCATCACGACAGCGGTGTCAGCAGATTTG GGAACCCACGAGTCTCTCCAAGGAAATGCCAAAGCCCTTTCGACTGTCACGGCCATCATTGATGGCACAGGATCTGTCG GTGCTGCGCTGGGACCACTGCTCGCAGGGCTCATCTCTCCCACAGGCTGGAATAATGTCTTCTACATGTTGATAGCAGCCGATGTTCTGGCTTGCCTG CTCCTTGCTCGTGTGGTGGTCAAAGAGGTCCGTGGTTGGTGTGGCTACATGGCGAGGAAGAGAGG CTCTAGTGTGCAGCTAACAGAGTCAGTGATGGATGGGAATTAG
- the CCDC15 gene encoding coiled-coil domain-containing protein 15, with protein sequence MLCGEGVPGVHKGLFRGAITPHAAPSLFQRRRDSNLRLGNRRGVGVVMAVGVTMGVVVGPGRGRGRGARAWAGPWAGPWLWAGPWAGPDCGRGRERGRGLGRKWRRVQSGGGAGAAVAGPLRGRRCRVLMRRAIPAVPDAAPWEERRRGPGEPPRGRRARPPRRSWRVLAERTQSAAPVGVWVESAPVQQSPAFASVLRVEEELWQQQREKAERLRRFQDEVRRRVNRQVRMRRRQELHESCEVAERESCAAMQCSVPWRNTCLSQSHPTRVICGPGAGSSPARWEGTHGEPFQQQAAELSRAVRQVRRRLASCRTVCPGAEPPLLPGGNWRQEKPEPCPAAAVPSEDESEELLLVGHHDLPAELQERGTAGQDGDFCIKIEFPKVRDGSVKDLNLPKRLRTDYQPALVLWAGVDQEETRKQQQSEFLRCRRLFMAIERERVKDQQRQRERQHRVAQIKRQKENQRRMEEQRMRDLAEQRKSSLGEGAWEALAQLELQERRVRDRWQRDKEHVRYVEALKAQMREKIKLCNIDLPPLCSCGSDFWDSHPDTCANNCVFYKNHKAYSQALRSVISSCAPLATQPLQDLAALYACSVKRL encoded by the exons ATGCTCTGTGGGGAGGGTGTTCCAGGGGTGCACAAGGGGCTGTTTCGGGGAGCAATCACTCCCCACGCCGCCCCCTCCCTTTTCCAGCGGAGGCGGGACTCGAACCTGAGGCTCGGGAACAGGAGGGGTGTGGGCGTGGTCATGGCAGTGGGCGTGACCATGGGCGTGGTCGTGGGGCCAGGGCGTGGGCGTGGCCGTGGGGCCAGAGCGTGGGCGGGGCCGTGGGCGGGGCCGTGGCTGTGGGCGGGCCCTTGGGCGGGCCCGGACTGTGGGCGGGGCCGTGAACGTGGGCGGGGCCTGGGGCGGAAGTGGCGCCGCGTTCAAAGCGGTGGCGGGGCGGGTGCGGCCGTTGCGGGGCCGCTCCGGGGTCGGAGGTGCCGCGTCCTGATGAGGAG AGCCATCCCGGCGGTGCCGGATGCTGCACCCTGGGAGGAGCGGCGCCGGGGGCCCGGGGAGCCCCCCAGGGGACGCCGGGCGAGGCCCCCGCGGCGGAGCTGGCGGGTACTGGCCGAGAGGACCCAGAGCGCGGCCCCCGTGGGCGTGTGGGTGGAGAGCGCCCCGGTGCAGCAGAGCCCGGCCTTC GCGTCAGTGCTGCGGGTGGaggaggagctgtggcagcagcagcgggAGAAGGCGGAGCGGCTGAGGCGGTTCCAGGACGAGGTGAGGCGGCGCGTGAACCGGCAGGTCAGGATGCGGcgcaggcaggagctgcacgAGTCCTGCGAAGTG GCGGAGCGGGAGAGCTGTGCTGCCATGCAGTGCTCAGTGCCCTGGAGGAACACGTGCCTGTCCCAGAGCCACCCCACACGTGTCATCTGTGGGCCTGGTGCTGGCTCCAGCCCGGCCCGGTGGGAAGGGACACACGGTGAGCCATTCCAGCAGCAAGCTGCTGAG CTCAGCAGGGCCGTGAGGCAGGTGCGGCGCCGGCTGGCGTCCTGCAGGACTGTGTGCCCCGGCGCGGAGCCCCCGCTGCTTCCCGGAGGCAACTGGAGACAGGAG AAGCCAGAGCCTTGCCCAGCAGCCGCAGTGCCCTCGGAGGACGAGAgcgaggagctgctgctggtgggacacCACGAcctgcctgctgagctgcaggagcgaggcacagctgggcaggacGGTGACTTCTGCATCAAAATTGAATTTCCAAAA GTCCGTGATGGGTCGGTGAAGGACCTCAACCTGCCCAAGAGGCTACGCACTGATTACCAACCTGCTCttgtgctctgggctggtgtTGACCAAGAGGAAACCAGGAAGCAG cagcagagcgAATTCCTGCGGTGCCGACGCCTCTTCATGGCCATTGAGCGGGAGCGAGTGAAGGACCAGCAGCGGCAGCGAGAGAGGCAGCACAGAGTTGCCca GATTAAGAGGCAGAAGGAGAACCAGCGCCGGATGGAGGAGCAGAGGATGCGGGATTTAGCTGAGCAGCGAAAATCCTCCCTGGGAGAGGGAGCCTGGGAAGCCCTGGCCCAGCTTGAGCTGCAGGAGAGAAGAGTGAGGGACAGATGGCAGCGGGATAAGGAGCACGTGAG GTATGTTGAAGCTCTGAAGGCCCAAATGAGAGAGAAGATCAAACTCTGTAACATCGACTTGCCCCCGCTGTGTTCCTGCGGGTCTGATTTCTGGGATTCCCACCCAGATACCTGCGCCAACAACTGTGTCTTCTACAAAAACCACAAAG CCTACAGCCAGGCGCTGCGCTCCGTGatctcctcctgtgcccccttggCCACGCAGCCGCTCCAGGACTTGGCTGCTCTCTACGCTTGCTCGGTGAAGCGTCTGTGA